Genomic segment of Streptosporangium sp. NBC_01755:
CACCTTGAACGGGTTGCCCGAGGCGTCGGGGGCGAACTTCTTGTTGTAGTAGTCGTCCACGCCGGCGCGCGAGCCGTCCGACAGGATCGCGAGCGGGTACTTGCCGCTCTCGTAGGTGCTCAGGAACTGGGGAAAGGTCGGAACCTCAAGCTTGACGTCGATGCCGATCTGGGCCAGCTGGCTGCGGAAGAGCTCGGCGATCGGACGCTGGGTGTCCCAGCTGATCAGGGTGAACGACACCTTGGGGTTGCCCAGCTCCTGCATGAGCTGCTTGGCCTTGATCAGGTCGAACGGATATCCGGGAACGTCGGGGTTGAAGCCCGGCTGTCCCTCGCTGAACCGCTGCAGATGCACGTTGCCCTTGCCTCCGAGGACCGCGTCTATGTAGTCCTTGGGGTTCAGCGCATAGCACATGGCCTGACGAAGCTTCTTCTCCTTGAACGTGTTGACCGTGTCGAACATCTCGGGGTGCCAGAGGACCGAGGGGAACCACTCCGACTTGAGCCCCTCCGTCTCGGCCTTGGCGGCCAGGGTCGGAGTGGTCCAGACGACGTCCATCTGGCCGGTGCGCAGCGCGTTATACAGGCTGTCGGCGTCGTTGATATAGGTGACCTGAACCTTGGCGGCGCCCACGCTCTTTGGGTCGTAGTACTTGTCGAAGTAGGTGAGGACGGCCTTCTGCCCCCTGACCGACCCCTTCGGATCGAACTTCCACGGGCCGGTCCCGCTCGGGTTCGTCTTCCAGCTGCCGTCGTCCAGCGCTTTGGGCGACACCATGTACGTGCCCAGGCGGGCCAGGTTCGTCAGGAGGCTGGGCGCCGGCCGCTTGAGCTTGATGACCACCTCCGTGGGGCTGGTCGCGGTCACGCTGGTGATCTCTTCGAGATCCCCTCGGTACGCGCTGGGTGTGCTCCTGACCCGCTCCAGGTTCTTGACCACGGCGTCCGCGTCGAATGGCGTACCGTCGTGGAAGAAGACTCCCTCGCGGAGCGTGAACGTCACCTCGCGACCGCTCTCCTTCCAGCCCGTCGCGAGCTGGGGCGCGATGGTGAAGCCGTCCTTGGCGAGGGACAGGAGGCCCTCATAGACGAGCGCGGTGTACGTCGCGTTCTGCTTGGTGATGGTCTCCCAGTCGTCCAGCCGCTGGTTGGTGCCGAACCGGAGGGTTCCGCTTGGGCCCTCCCCCGACACGGCCGCGGGCGGCGAGGCCGGGTCCGCACCACCACACCCCGCCAGGACGGTGGCGGCCATCACTCCGCACAGACCGATCAACACCCTGCGGCCGGCCGTACCGGTATCGCGTAGTGAACCTCTGTACAACACCGCAAGCACCTCCGCAGAGCCGTGGGGGCTCTGTGTGATCTCGTAAACAGCTTGTGCGTTATAGTGAACGCATGTGCAGTATCGATGTCAATAGTTGAACATTGACCGTTTTGGTCGCAGACTGGAGGGGGTTTCGGCCGTGCACAGACATGTGCCCGCGATCAGGATCTTGTACGGTTCGATGGTGTCCCTATGATTGGATCGTTCATGCCTGAGGAGGCTTGATGCACTCTCCCAAGGCCAGGGGGAGTTCCGGGCTCGGTAAGCGGCTACGGAACATTCGCATGCAACGCGGACTTTCCCTGCGCGAGCTCGCCAAGCGCGCCGGCTGTTCCGCCAGCCTGATCTCGCAGGTCGAGCGAGACCAGACCGTTCCATCCGCCGGCGTGGTGTACGCACTGGCCAACGAACTGGACATCCCGCTGGGCTACCTGTTCGGCGCGGGTGAGGGTGATTCCCCTGGGCATTCCGAGTTCCCTCAGCTGCTCTCAGCCGTACAGACAGCCGAGCAGAACCATGACCGGGCACCCCTCAATGGCCACACAGCCGCGACGACGATGTCTGTTGGCCCCGAACTCCCGCCGGCGGTCACGAGCATCCTGCAGCTCGGCGGATCTCGACACACGATCGACCTTGCCAGCGGTGTCCGCTGGGAGCGCCTCACCCCGCAGAAAGACGCACAGGTCGACTTCCTCGAAGTCGTGTACCAGCCGTTCGGGCGCTCCACCGACTCTCGATATCCGATCCGCCACGATGGACGTGAGTACCAACTCGTACTGGAGGGGGTTCTGCACGCGGACATCGGCTTCGAGACCTACGTACTCGAAGCCGGGGACTCCCTGGCGTTCAACCCCGCGACCCCACATCAGTACA
This window contains:
- a CDS encoding ABC transporter substrate-binding protein — its product is MLYRGSLRDTGTAGRRVLIGLCGVMAATVLAGCGGADPASPPAAVSGEGPSGTLRFGTNQRLDDWETITKQNATYTALVYEGLLSLAKDGFTIAPQLATGWKESGREVTFTLREGVFFHDGTPFDADAVVKNLERVRSTPSAYRGDLEEITSVTATSPTEVVIKLKRPAPSLLTNLARLGTYMVSPKALDDGSWKTNPSGTGPWKFDPKGSVRGQKAVLTYFDKYYDPKSVGAAKVQVTYINDADSLYNALRTGQMDVVWTTPTLAAKAETEGLKSEWFPSVLWHPEMFDTVNTFKEKKLRQAMCYALNPKDYIDAVLGGKGNVHLQRFSEGQPGFNPDVPGYPFDLIKAKQLMQELGNPKVSFTLISWDTQRPIAELFRSQLAQIGIDVKLEVPTFPQFLSTYESGKYPLAILSDGSRAGVDDYYNKKFAPDASGNPFKVKYPEITAAVEEGLNAETPEARDVAWRKVTKIVYDEALDCGYFDYTAFWAYNPKKVGNIVSTNNDVAVFRYKEAQVKE
- a CDS encoding helix-turn-helix domain-containing protein, which encodes MHSPKARGSSGLGKRLRNIRMQRGLSLRELAKRAGCSASLISQVERDQTVPSAGVVYALANELDIPLGYLFGAGEGDSPGHSEFPQLLSAVQTAEQNHDRAPLNGHTAATTMSVGPELPPAVTSILQLGGSRHTIDLASGVRWERLTPQKDAQVDFLEVVYQPFGRSTDSRYPIRHDGREYQLVLEGVLHADIGFETYVLEAGDSLAFNPATPHQYRNMTDGIVRCVSVVVHYET